In Oncorhynchus gorbuscha isolate QuinsamMale2020 ecotype Even-year linkage group LG03, OgorEven_v1.0, whole genome shotgun sequence, the DNA window tatacattaatatttaatatatttacacaaatatacatggagctctgTATGTtcagtcttttatacaaatatgtccaaatcgtctctaacagagctgttgaaatgcaactccactttgtctctatactgacgttttgcctttTTGCCTTTTGGAGGGAATGACTTTTTCTATTCTTCCATATTCCCAGTTACCTTGCCATGTTTCAATgtggtggttcacgctttcagttttgcgcaaatgctgccatctatccacggtttctggctagggtaggttttaatagtcacagtgggtacaacctctcctatacacttcctaaTAAACTCAGTTACCATTTCAGTGAATTCGTCAATATTATTCTCGGAAGCTACCCGGGAACATATCACAGtccgcatgatcaaaacaatcttgaagcgtggattccgattggtcagacaagcgttgaatagtccttagcacagGTACTTAATGTTTGAGCTTCTGCCTAAAGGGAGAAGCTAAAttgagtcatggtcagatttgccgaaaggaggacggggagggccttgtaggcatcccaGAAGTTAGAGTAAAAGTGGTCTAGTGTTTTAGCAGCGAGTGTAGTccagtcaatatgctgatagaatttaggcagcgttttcctcaaatttgctttgttaaaatccccagctacaataaattcaGCCTCAGCATATGTGGTTTCAGTTTGCATAATGTCCAGTGAAGTTCCTACCACATGTTGCGTCATGCCAAAGAACGGCCCTTAACcatgatatattggccatataccacaccccctcgggccttatttcTTAATTCTACTGTTAAGTTAAGTACTTTCAGTTGAGTAAACCGAAATTTTAGTCTTGCACGTTTACTTTGTGCACCTTTTTGCACTTTgcacattttggggtattgtgtccCAAATAAATTATATATTTGTGCAGTCGGGATGTTTTACTATGTTTCCGAGTTCTATAATCTATCATTTATAGATAATTCTTTATCTATAATTCTATAATTCTATATCTATAATTATCTTCAAACATAAACATTTAAGTGATGTTATTAAATAAAATGTTTCTTTTTAGTATAAGACACACTACTTTCAAGGCCGAAAAGGAGAAAAACGTCTGCCCTTTGCATTCAATGATGTCATGGGTCTGGAGACACAGAAAAATGGGTTGCACCCTGATGACATCATCAATGCTCTGAAGGGCCATCTACCTGAGGGCTATGAGGTAATTCAGAAGTCataagcacgcacgcacgcacgcacgcacgcacgcacgcacacacacactagccgAAGATTCAAATGAATTAGATGTAAACAAAGTAGTATCATCTGACAAGTTTGATCTTTCCTTGGCCAGTTCAATCCTTTACACCCGCTATCGGACCAAAAAGAAGAATACATTCAGAATCCCAGTTTAAGTGACAAAACTCACTGTCTGGTCAGTATTGTGACAGCAGACACAATCTCTCGCATGAATAAGGATGTCATAGACAAGATGAAACACATCAGGGCAGAAGCCAGTAAACTGCGTAAGTAAGCTCATCAAACCCTTTTGTTTTTTAGCGTTTCTAATCTAATCTCAATTATTATCTCAATTTAGCTGTAGTAGTTTTTGACTTTTTAATATTACATGACAGTATTACCTAAGTTAGTCCTTCTATTAATTAATTCTACATTTCTACGGCAGAAATCCATCAAGTTGTTGTCATGACCATGCCAGACAAGGCTTGTGAGCTGGTGAATAGGGATGTGAAGAGAATCTACTACAGCAAGGCAATCAAAGATAAGGTAAATCACCGCAGAGCTGATAAAATTTCACAATGGCCACGTTCCAGGCTGACTACATTGCCAAATCTCACAATGCCCGGATAAGATTTTACATATCAGCTGACCACATCATATGATAAAGCTGTACCTTTGATGCCCAAAGGTACAGTTGATGACATGGCACGCAATTGGTTGATGTAATGCAACATCTGCAATATAGTCAACCTGGAAAGCGACCGTTAAATCTTGGTTGTGCTAACCTGATCCAAAGATCATCCCTCATGCTAAATATAACCAGCCCTTTTTGTCTTCATCGTTTCTCAGATGCAGATCTGCAGTAATGAGCTGGGCGTTCCAATGAACTGCATCCTGCCTGTGAAGAACTACCATGAGGAGGGGATGATGGATGACGACATGGACATCCTGATCCTGAACGCCATGACTCAGATTATGAACTTCGCCAACGACTACATCTGGGACCTCCAACAACATGCATGAGATTGTGTCACACGCTAGGAGATTAGAGAGCCATGCAGTACATAGCCTAGATTTGATTTCAGACTAATTCAAGGTTAATGTAGTCTTTTCCCCCCATAGGAAATAGGACATTTGTTTTCGAGGCAGGATAAAGTAACATTGGAGGGAAAGTTGTCCTTCACATTTTTTCATATTGTGGTTGTAtcatttaacttaatataaaagcCTAAATATACTGTTTAAAGCCACAATATGCACCTACATGACAAACACCTTGAAAGAATGTGCATGCACTGGATATGCATTATACTACTTTAAACTATACATGTAACACCCCACAGTGTACACTTGCATTAGATAAGCTAATATCCTTGCTGTATTGCAAAAACATGATGCAGATAACTCACATTGATTTTATATCAATCATTGTACTTTTCAATATTTGATGTGATGTTATAGTTGTGTTTTTTATGCTTTTccctggtaaaaaaaataaatataggaTTTCACTACAAATTCAATTTAGAATCCAATAGAAAATCCTAGAAGATTTTGGAACCTATCCTAAAGGATTCCAATAGGACTGGTTCCAAAATCTGATGGGATTTTTCTATTGGATTCTTGTATTGGATAAAATCCTATAGGATAGAATCAAACCATatagtatttgtcacatgcttcgtaaacaacagatgtagactaacagtgaaatgcttacttactggcgcttcccaacattgcagagacaagaaaaagagaaataatagaaaaataacgcaagaaataaatacacaatgagcaacgacaacttggctatatacacggggtaccagtaccaagtcaatgtgcaggggtacaaggtaattgaggaagatatgtacatataagtagggataaagtgactacaggataacaggatatataataaacagtaacagcagatgAGTCAAACATGTTAGTGAGAAActggtcaatgcagatagttaaatagttaacactaCCCAGACTaactattaagcagtcttatggcttgggggtagaagctgttcagggtcatgttggttccaaacttggtgcatcggtaccgcttgccgtgcagtagcagagagaacagtcccgTAGGACTGGTTCCTTCTTtttgttgcctgttttgcatgctATTTGTGCATTAaaatgtgtcacatatcagtttgcaaacaatgtaaaatacatatatatatatatattttgagttaataaagccgcatacaaacattctcttttttgctttcttgactATGGCAGCACCAAAATGCTAGTGTTTCAGCCtaactcagtgctttctgtggttaGCTGAAAATACGGAGTGTAGGGGTTGGtaaatgttctctagttgcgccgtgattgactcagtgttctgtcactcatggggacactacgtcgcCACAAAATCCACAGGGTGGGCTTGAAAATTCAGTGCAAAGGCGTTACTGCATTACCTGGTTgcatccaggctgcatcacaggctgtcattgtaaataaaaatgtgtttttaactgacttacctgtttaaataaaattaaaaatgtTAACATGATCAGTCTAATCAAAGGTAcggtagatataatgtgatttgacatcattttatctgtggccaatgaccttgagccttcatggatgggcacttctaatgtaactttATGGAATTTTTATTtcattgttatttatttaacctttatttaactacgcaagtcagttaaaactTCTTCAAGATCGTTGGGTCCCCTGCGGGACGTTGAGCTAATGCATGCTAATGCGATTTGAATGAGGTTATAAGttacaagaacatttcccagggcatggacatatctgatattggcagaaagcttaaaatactgttaatctaactgcactgtccaatataCAGTAGCTAGTACAGTGAacgaataccatgctattgtttgaggagagtgcacagttttgaaacatgaaaagttatttataaaccaattaggcacatttgggcagtcttggtACAAGATTTTGAAaataaatgcaatggttcattggatccgTCTAAAACTTTtcatatacactgctgccatctagtggccaacatctaaattgcagctgggctggaataatacatgatggcctttctcttgcatttcaaagatgatggtataaagaaatacaaaagaacagtttttttttctttgaatgatcttttaccagatctattgtgttatattttcctacattcctttcacatttacacaaactacaaagtgtttcctttcaaattgtaccaagaatatgcatatccttgcttcagggcctgagttacaggtagttagatttgggtatgtcattttaggtgaaaattgacaAAAAGGGTTCAGTCCTTGGcggcctaccccggtcaaaccctaACGACGCAGGGCCAATTATGCACCACActctgggactcccaatcacagccagttgtgatacagcctggaatcaaaccagggtctgtagtgacgcatctagtactgagatgcagcgccttagaccgctgcaccactcgggagccccaaacataatacttttaaaatcttagctagcaagccagacaagtagtcatcatcatgaatcacgtcgacaatctattggcaaatccttttcaatccttgtcatatgaagagaaattatagataaaatgtaccggtgctcatcggccattggacataaacattacacaacaagttggaaattgctaATTCAACATTAAGTGGTTTGGAAGGATTCAGAGGCTAACTACAAGCGTTGCAAAGTAATCACTAGgttgctattcagtggagtgggtgtgtggtccacgtctgggtttaagggtctcttttgtAAGCTTAAAAGGATGTGTTCACAtgccatgggccagaaaaggttgaatacattggccatgctgtcagtCCAGGATGACTTCTgacgcgttcaaaacaactgggaagtcGGCACTGGGAAAtatcagacttcagtgagtttaAGAAAACTGGGAACTCTAGAAAGAAAAtgagctctgactgggaaaatacgttttgaacggtcatccaactcagaattccaagtcgggatctcggcctctttctagagcgccgacctgaagatcactgattcaaccttgttttctaccagttcccagttgtcttgaaagcaccataaatccagagaatgtcaAAGATTGATGATGAAGTTTGAttacaaaatttgcccacaaggaccgccgcgccaccttcatgttcaagtgagcacaacaGTGTGAGTTCTTGTCTTGTATgatgctgcataaattatgtaatataccagggagatatgtatactgtagctaagaaagtcatactaagtgtatgttgtgtagtaagctgttagtagcccatgtgcctcaccctaataatttggtccctttccccctcattaCTTAGCCTACTATTCTGACttagtggtgcacatgtagcctataacctgttttagagaaaggtaatcatcaaatattgtaagagctttcattgtctgcttatatgtccTCTTTATtcatcctacggttctgacttggtgtacagggagaatactgtaagaacggcccatgttctgaattctgtcactgtacatttcaaaagtgctgaacaaatagttatattgacttcgtccatcctagctcgctcattaatgtcttaatcgaaattacagattgcctcttatccgctcgtcgtcctattatgccatagtttgtacatctcaattgtcagtagaaaccacatttgtttaagcgaGTTAGCCATATCAGCAGTTTTTTTACAGAAGTAAATGAGGCTGATTTAattgttttgctgccagacaaggctctgccgatagccaggtgtagcagtggtaaggattcatggtgctgaaaagaaagctctgctgttgggacagctttatgtaggcgctaacagtttgtgggcaccatttgtcactgttatagtgcaattaatgtattgtttagtgttgtgtagtggcttagCTGGCATGCATGAACTAAAATATATGAATGTTTATCCCACCAACAttcacatgctaaaatcgccactgctaAGGTAATAATGTGAGAGATAGAAGAAACAATGGCAAGATGTAAAAATCAAATGAGAAATTTTAACAAACCTTACATTTGAGCAGAGCATTATAATACAGAAATGATGCCGAAAGGCCAGAACGAAAACAAAATCCTTGCTGTTGCGAACCAAACAACCAAAGCCTAATCCTACTAAGTGAAATATCACAAACGCATTAACACAAATTAAAGTTATGAAGAGTATTTTCCAAACTGTTCTAATAAAGTGTTTAATGTCCTAAAATTACAGATGAATAATTGGGAATAATTATGAAAGTCAGAGTCTATGCTATTCTCATTCACAGATGTATTTTGAATGACAAATATTTTAGGCCACAAGAAGTGAAATTGAGCAAACAATACCAAGATTGAAAAATAAACTCAGCAAGAAAAGAAACAGGACCCtgttttcaggaccctgtctttcaaagataaatcgtaaaaatccaaataacttcacagatcttcattgtaaagggtttaaacactgtttcacatgcttgttcaatgaaccataaacaattaatgaacgtgcacctgtggaacagaCATTAAcatcttacagacggtaggcaattaaggtcacagttctgaaaacttaggacactaaagaggcctttctactgaataacacaaaaagaaagatgcccaaggtccctgctcatctgtgtgaacatgccttaggcatgctgcaaggaggcatgaggactgcagatgtggccagggcaatacattgcaatgtccgtactgtaaAACGCCTAATATAGCGCTACAGGgaaacaggacggacagctgatcttcctcccagtggcagaccacgtgtaacaacacctgcacaggatcagtacatccgaacatcacacctgcgggacaggtacaggatggcaacaaaaaCTGCCTGAGTTTCatcaggaatgcacaatccctccatcagtgctcagactgtccgcaataggctgagagaggctggactgagggcttgtaggcctgttgtaaggcaggtcctcaccagacatcaccggcaacagcgtcgcctatgggcacaaacccaccgtcgctggaccagacaggactggcaaaaagtgctcttcactgacgagtcgtggttttgtctcactaggggtgatgttcggattcacgtttatcgtcaaaggaatgagtgttacaccgagacctgtactctggagcgggatcgatttggaggtggagggtccgtcatggtctggggcggtgtgtcacagcatcatcggactgagctttttGGCATTGCAGGCAATTTCaacactgtgtgttacagggaagacatcctcctccctcatgtggtacccttcctgcaggctcatcctgacatgaccctccatcatgacaatgccaccagccatactgctcagtctgtgcttgatttcctgcaagacaggaatgtcagtgttctaccatgcccagcgaagagcccggatctcaatcccattgagcacgtctggaaactgttggatcagagggtgagggctagggccattccccccagaaatgtccaggaacttgcaggtgccttggtggaagagtaggttaacatctcacagcaagaactggaaaatctggtgcagtccatgaggaggagatgcactgaaATACTTAacacagctggtggccacaccagatactgactgttacttttgattttgacccccccccccctttattcatggacacattattccatttctgttagtcacatgtctgtggaacttgttcagtttatgtctcagttgatgaatcttgatatgttcatacaaatatttacacatgttaagtttgctgaaaataaatgcagttgacagtgagaggacttttctttttttgtgaGTTCATAATGAGGAGTCAAAAGAAAATTTGACCTAGCCCGATTCTATATTATTCCAGCAATGTGCAACCTACCTACAATGCATATAGTAGCCTAGTTCTAATAAGAAAGGAGGATGAGGGAAAAATGCGAATTGGTTTATAGTTATCCAGTTTTGAGGACAGCAGAGTTGCTCTGCAGCCCATAATGATTTACAACCAATcaccaatcaaccaatcacatcCAAGATGCACATCTTGCAGGCTCTTTGACTGTGTCACTCGCTCCGCCTGTGCGCTTTGGGCACAGAAAGCCAGATAGGCCTAGACTACTACACATCTCTTTCGTGCCACAGCTCCACCAGAGTAGAATAGGCTATTCGCAAAGACTTGGCTCCAATGAATATATGTTGTCAGTCAGGATTCCTCTCGTACTTCCACCAGAGTAGAATTGGCTATTCGCGAAGATTTGGCTCcaataaatatattttgtcaaTCAGGGACGTCGCTAGGCCTATTTTAGGGGGCTTTAGACCCCAAAGATATTCTTTAGCCctccataaataaataaataaatatattagtcAATATATTTTCTCTGTGATTTCTTTTTTTTCAGTCAACCGTTTCATCGCATCTTAAACTAGGACCTGTGGCTAACATTTTGGTTAACGTTAGCCACTACTGTGGCTTGAGATTGCTAGCTAACAGTAAACTGACAGGAAAAGGCTCTAACAGGACAGATTCATGCAGATAGGCTACGATGTGAATGTGTGGTAagttagaacagagagagagagagtattcaaGAATGTTATCGCAACTATAGACTTTGGTCATAATCAAAGCTTtgttaaccagaaggggactagggttccaattttggaacacccccccacgttcagctggaaggtggcgcatggaacgcaaatatattcctaaaaatatttaacctccacacattaacaagtccaatggctcaaatgaaagatgaacaccttgtttatctacccagcaagtcagatttctaaaatgttttacggcgaaaacatagcacatatttatgtcaaaccaccaccgaagacacagctaatttgcatagccaagttgaaaaaaatatgcaatcaacatacgcaggattaaaagaaaaataatgcactaaccttttgaaatcttcatcaaatgacagtaatataacatgttacacagtacatttatgtttctttcaataatatgctatatatatccataaatctctgtttacaatgatgcatcgttcaaaaaatgctactcaaatgtcctgagaaatgacgatagctccggcaggtaacgtcagctaacaaggaatacacatcataaactttgactaaatatgcatgttctacatatatatagttagatacacttcttctgaatgcaatcgcagtgttacatttatttttaacgttacaggtttcgtgcactaggctatactatgagtcggcgctcaaaaagtagcattatggctcctctatcttggagtccacataaacccaaatttaccacataaatat includes these proteins:
- the LOC124018888 gene encoding interferon-induced protein 44-like; the encoded protein is MGLETQKNGLHPDDIINALKGHLPEGYEFNPLHPLSDQKEEYIQNPSLSDKTHCLVSIVTADTISRMNKDVIDKMKHIRAEASKLQIHQVVVMTMPDKACELVNRDVKRIYYSKAIKDKMQICSNELGVPMNCILPVKNYHEEGMMDDDMDILILNAMTQIMNFANDYIWDLQQHA